A genome region from Thermoanaerobacterium xylanolyticum LX-11 includes the following:
- the dapG gene encoding aspartate kinase translates to MVITNIIVQKFGGTSVSTSERRNMAVSKVVDAIEQGFMPVVVVSAIGRSGDPYATDTLINFAKSIYKDTPKRELDILMSCGEIISSVIFSNVLMSKGYKSKVFTGGQAGIITDDNFGDAEIIRVEPQYLIDALNQNIIPVVAGFQGITVDGDITTLGRGGSDTTAALLGEALKAYAVEIYTDVDGIMTADPRIVSNAHILKRISYNEVFQLAEQGAKVIHPRAVEIAMRGNIPLVIKNTMSDSPGTIITQYNNVYNNIYDSDNLVTGIANMNNRVQVIIELNRDDKDIFGKIAEAKISIDLINVFPDRKIFTISEADLSKLETLLKENDVKYAIKKNCSKVSIIGNRIRGVPGVMARIIKALSDNNIEIFQTADSHNTISCLVSQDKADIAVKVLHDEFKLESYN, encoded by the coding sequence GTGGTTATTACGAATATTATTGTTCAGAAATTTGGTGGCACATCTGTCTCAACGTCTGAAAGAAGAAATATGGCGGTATCAAAAGTAGTAGATGCTATTGAACAAGGATTCATGCCAGTGGTAGTAGTATCTGCAATAGGAAGAAGTGGAGATCCGTATGCAACTGATACTTTAATAAATTTTGCCAAGTCAATATATAAGGATACTCCTAAAAGAGAACTTGATATTTTAATGTCATGTGGTGAAATTATTTCAAGTGTCATATTTTCAAATGTCTTGATGAGCAAAGGCTATAAATCAAAAGTTTTTACTGGAGGACAAGCGGGAATAATTACGGATGATAATTTTGGAGATGCAGAAATAATAAGAGTAGAGCCACAATATCTTATTGACGCATTAAATCAAAATATAATTCCTGTAGTGGCTGGATTCCAAGGTATTACAGTTGATGGTGATATAACGACTTTAGGCAGAGGTGGCAGTGATACGACTGCTGCATTATTAGGTGAAGCATTGAAAGCATATGCCGTAGAAATTTATACAGATGTAGATGGAATCATGACAGCAGATCCCAGAATCGTCTCAAATGCTCATATATTGAAGCGAATAAGCTATAATGAAGTTTTTCAATTAGCGGAACAAGGTGCAAAAGTGATACATCCTCGAGCTGTAGAAATTGCGATGCGAGGCAATATACCTTTAGTAATAAAAAATACAATGAGCGATAGTCCGGGAACTATTATTACTCAATACAACAATGTTTACAATAACATTTATGACTCTGATAACCTTGTTACAGGTATAGCTAATATGAACAATAGAGTTCAAGTTATTATTGAATTAAATAGAGATGATAAAGATATTTTTGGGAAGATTGCAGAAGCTAAAATCAGTATTGACCTTATAAATGTCTTTCCTGATAGGAAAATATTCACCATATCGGAAGCTGATTTATCAAAATTAGAAACGCTGTTAAAAGAAAATGATGTTAAATACGCGATAAAGAAAAATTGCAGCAAAGTTTCGATAATTGGCAATAGAATACGTGGTGTTCCAGGTGTTATGGCTAGAATAATAAAAGCATTATCTGATAATAATATAGAGATTTTTCAAACGGCAGATTCTCACAATACTATTTCATGTCTTGTAAGTCAAGATAAGGCAGATATAGCTGTGAAGGTTTTACACGATGAATTTAAGCTTGAAAGCTATAATTAG
- a CDS encoding YlmC/YmxH family sporulation protein, with the protein MRLSEFGNKEIVNLNDGKRLGLIEDSDLIIDENTGKINSIVVYETKGSIFRSRPNYIEIPWDFIKKIGNDMIIVEVELDKMRKFL; encoded by the coding sequence ATGAGACTAAGTGAATTTGGCAACAAAGAAATTGTAAACTTAAATGATGGCAAAAGGCTTGGTTTAATTGAAGATTCAGATCTTATAATCGATGAAAATACTGGAAAGATTAATTCAATTGTTGTCTATGAAACAAAAGGATCTATTTTTAGAAGCAGGCCTAATTACATAGAGATTCCTTGGGATTTTATAAAAAAGATAGGAAATGATATGATAATTGTGGAAGTCGAGCTTGATAAAATGAGAAAATTTTTATGA
- the dut gene encoding dUTP diphosphatase, whose product MNNKLILKIKKTYDAKDLPLPKYMSKGAAGIDLYAKVDEDVVIKPGEIKLIGTGIMIQLPEGYEAQIRPRSGLALNNGITMLNSPGTIDSDYRGEIKLILINFGKIDFIVKRGLRIAQMIINKVEIPEIIEVDELDETLRGKNGFGHTGL is encoded by the coding sequence TTGAATAATAAATTGATTTTGAAAATAAAAAAAACATATGATGCGAAAGATTTGCCTTTGCCAAAATATATGAGCAAGGGAGCTGCAGGTATCGACTTATATGCAAAAGTAGATGAAGACGTGGTTATTAAACCTGGTGAAATAAAATTGATAGGAACGGGTATTATGATACAGTTGCCTGAAGGTTATGAAGCACAAATTCGTCCACGGAGTGGACTTGCATTAAATAACGGTATAACCATGTTAAATTCTCCAGGTACTATAGACTCTGATTATAGAGGAGAAATTAAATTGATATTGATAAACTTTGGAAAAATTGATTTTATAGTTAAGAGAGGACTTAGAATCGCGCAAATGATAATAAATAAAGTAGAAATACCGGAAATTATTGAAGTGGATGAATTGGACGAAACTTTAAGAGGAAAGAATGGCTTCGGACATACAGGATTATAG
- a CDS encoding M16 family metallopeptidase produces MYIQKKINDVNVVAYKMPYVNSVYIGIWIKVGSRYENKENNGISHFIEHMVFKGSKNRSAKDIAEEIDNIGGQLNGFTGKESTCFYVKVYNSYIEKAVDVLFDMVFNPLFKSEDIEKEKNVVLEEINMNNDSPEDVAYDMLANLTWKGNPLSYPVLGYEDTVKSFDRDTIVKFYRENYFKDNIVISIAGNFDDSIFDIISRKTLYINSCNNAISLDKPDWNKGIVLKSKEYEQVNICISMPGINYSFDSIYTLSIVSNAFGGGMSSRLFQKIREEEGLVYSIYSYPSTYIDTGAFTIFASTAPENLKSVYELIIEEILKVKNDGFSEFEVNKFREQLKISILMDMDSISSRMSSIGKSLLFLKKVYTVNDIVDKIDSITYDDVNNLAKKIFNIEQLGISVVGDINEKQIGWMKIE; encoded by the coding sequence ATGTACATACAAAAGAAAATTAACGATGTTAATGTAGTAGCGTATAAGATGCCATATGTTAATTCAGTGTATATAGGAATATGGATTAAAGTTGGTTCTCGTTATGAAAATAAAGAGAACAATGGAATATCACATTTTATTGAACACATGGTATTTAAAGGTTCAAAAAATAGAAGCGCAAAAGATATAGCGGAAGAAATTGATAATATTGGCGGACAGTTAAATGGATTTACAGGGAAAGAAAGCACTTGCTTTTATGTTAAAGTGTATAATTCATACATAGAAAAAGCAGTTGATGTACTTTTCGATATGGTGTTTAATCCACTTTTTAAAAGTGAAGATATAGAGAAAGAAAAAAATGTAGTTTTGGAAGAAATAAACATGAATAATGATTCTCCAGAGGATGTTGCTTATGATATGTTGGCAAACCTTACCTGGAAAGGTAACCCATTATCATATCCTGTTCTTGGCTATGAAGATACTGTAAAATCTTTTGATAGAGACACTATAGTCAAATTTTATAGAGAAAATTACTTTAAAGATAATATTGTTATTTCAATTGCAGGAAATTTTGATGACTCTATATTTGATATTATATCAAGAAAGACTTTATATATAAATTCTTGTAATAATGCCATTTCATTAGACAAACCTGACTGGAATAAGGGTATAGTATTAAAAAGCAAAGAATATGAGCAAGTAAACATATGTATAAGTATGCCTGGCATAAATTATTCATTTGACAGCATATATACATTATCTATTGTTAGCAATGCATTCGGAGGAGGAATGAGTTCCAGACTGTTTCAAAAAATTCGTGAAGAAGAAGGATTAGTATATTCGATCTACTCTTATCCGTCTACATATATTGACACAGGTGCTTTTACCATTTTTGCAAGTACTGCACCTGAAAATTTAAAATCGGTTTATGAACTGATCATAGAGGAAATTTTAAAAGTAAAAAATGATGGCTTTTCAGAATTTGAGGTAAACAAATTTAGAGAGCAGTTAAAAATCAGCATTTTAATGGATATGGATAGCATTAGCAGCAGAATGTCATCGATAGGTAAATCTCTGCTTTTTTTAAAAAAAGTTTATACTGTCAATGATATTGTAGATAAAATCGATTCAATTACATATGACGATGTTAACAATCTTGCGAAAAAGATATTTAATATTGAGCAATTGGGGATTTCAGTTGTCGGTGATATAAACGAAAAACAGATAGGATGGATGAAAATTGAATAA
- a CDS encoding polysaccharide deacetylase family protein, with protein sequence MKIYYIKYPKKTTVILILIIIIAIILLGMLVNHSISTFKTNDPIYKGDANSKKIAFACNVAWGNEYIPKMLEIFKSNNIKITFFFEGQWAEKNPEIVRQIATDGHEIASHGYTHVKYTQWSKEKYAEDISKAGDVLFKITGKKPNLFAPPYGDFNDDVVKTAEDLGYKVILWSLDTIDWSNPGVNNIINRIVKKAHNGAIVLMHPTKGTVEALPTMIKELESKGYEITSVSNVLK encoded by the coding sequence TTGAAGATATATTATATAAAATATCCCAAAAAAACTACCGTAATATTGATTTTAATAATAATTATTGCGATAATTTTATTAGGGATGTTGGTTAACCATTCTATTTCTACGTTTAAAACAAATGATCCTATTTATAAAGGCGATGCAAATAGTAAAAAGATAGCTTTTGCTTGCAACGTAGCGTGGGGGAATGAGTATATTCCAAAGATGTTAGAAATATTTAAATCAAACAATATAAAAATAACATTCTTTTTTGAGGGGCAATGGGCTGAGAAAAATCCAGAGATAGTCAGACAAATTGCAACCGATGGACATGAGATAGCAAGTCATGGGTATACACACGTTAAGTATACGCAGTGGAGCAAGGAAAAATATGCAGAGGATATATCAAAAGCAGGTGATGTACTTTTTAAAATAACTGGGAAAAAGCCTAATCTTTTTGCTCCACCATACGGTGACTTTAATGATGATGTAGTAAAAACCGCTGAAGATCTTGGTTATAAAGTAATCTTATGGAGTTTAGATACTATAGATTGGAGCAACCCAGGTGTTAATAATATTATCAATAGAATTGTAAAAAAAGCTCATAATGGCGCTATCGTTTTGATGCATCCAACAAAAGGCACCGTAGAAGCGCTGCCTACTATGATCAAAGAATTGGAAAGCAAAGGTTATGAAATAACTAGCGTTTCAAATGTTCTAAAATAA
- a CDS encoding polyribonucleotide nucleotidyltransferase, whose translation MEKIFELDLAGRKLIVQTGKLAQLANGSALVRYGDTVVLVTACASKEPREGVDFFPLSVDYEERLYSVGKIPGGFIKREGKPTEKAILTSRLIDRPIRPLFPHGYRNDVQVIATVLSVDPDVQPEIVAMIGSSVALSISDIPFNGPTGSVSVALVDGNFIINPDLEAREKSDLHLTVSGTKDAIMMVEAGANEVPEEVMLDAIMYAHEYIKQIVEFIEGIVKEVGLPKAEVIVHEIDDNLEQQVREFATEKIYNALRTEEKKERNDNIDKVEEEVLEHFKDEYPDNLEDIDEVLYTITKEQMRKMITEEKIRVDGRGLDDIRPITCDVGVLPRTHGSAIFTRGQTQVMTVATLGPLGDIQILDGLGDEESKRYMHHYNFPPFSVGETRPLRGPGRREIGHGALAERALEPMIPSEEEFPYTIRLVSEVLSSNGSTSQASVCGSTLALMDAGVPIKAPVAGVAMGLIKEGDIVSILTDIQGIEDFLGDMDFKVAGTEKGITAIQMDIKIAGIDRDILSLALEKARKGRLFILNKMLETIKEPRKELSPYAPRIISLNVDPEKIRDIIGAGGKTINKIIADTGVKIDIEDDGRVFISSTDLKAGEKAKMIIEAITKDVEVGSIYLGKVTRLASFGAFVEIAPGKEGLVHISKLDKKHVNKVEDVVNIGDEILVKVTEIDKQGRINLSRKDALPEETKNDKEV comes from the coding sequence ATGGAAAAGATTTTTGAACTTGACCTTGCAGGGAGAAAATTAATCGTTCAAACTGGAAAACTTGCACAATTGGCTAATGGTAGTGCTCTTGTTAGATATGGTGATACAGTTGTGCTGGTTACGGCTTGCGCTTCTAAAGAACCAAGAGAAGGAGTTGACTTTTTCCCTTTAAGTGTTGATTATGAAGAAAGACTTTATTCCGTTGGTAAAATACCTGGTGGTTTTATTAAAAGGGAAGGTAAACCTACTGAGAAAGCAATATTGACATCCAGATTAATAGATAGGCCAATAAGGCCACTATTTCCACATGGCTATAGAAATGATGTGCAAGTTATTGCTACTGTTTTATCTGTAGACCCTGATGTTCAGCCAGAGATAGTGGCAATGATAGGTTCTTCAGTTGCTTTATCTATATCTGATATTCCTTTTAACGGACCTACAGGTTCTGTATCAGTAGCACTTGTAGATGGGAATTTCATAATAAATCCTGACTTAGAAGCGAGAGAAAAAAGTGATTTGCACTTGACTGTCTCAGGTACAAAGGATGCTATAATGATGGTTGAGGCTGGTGCCAATGAGGTTCCAGAGGAAGTAATGTTAGATGCAATAATGTACGCTCATGAATACATAAAACAGATAGTAGAATTTATAGAAGGCATTGTAAAAGAAGTAGGACTTCCAAAAGCGGAAGTAATAGTGCATGAAATAGATGACAACTTAGAACAACAAGTTAGGGAATTTGCAACTGAAAAAATATATAATGCTTTAAGAACAGAAGAGAAAAAGGAAAGAAACGATAATATAGACAAAGTTGAGGAAGAAGTTTTAGAGCATTTTAAAGATGAATATCCAGACAATCTTGAAGATATTGATGAAGTTTTATATACAATTACAAAAGAACAGATGCGAAAAATGATCACTGAAGAAAAAATAAGAGTAGATGGTAGAGGATTAGATGATATAAGGCCAATAACATGCGATGTCGGTGTTTTACCTCGTACACATGGTTCAGCTATATTTACTCGTGGTCAGACGCAAGTTATGACAGTGGCAACATTAGGTCCTCTTGGTGATATACAGATTCTCGATGGTTTGGGTGACGAAGAATCCAAGAGATATATGCATCATTATAATTTCCCTCCTTTTAGCGTAGGCGAAACGAGGCCATTAAGAGGTCCAGGAAGGAGAGAAATAGGGCATGGTGCGTTAGCTGAGAGGGCATTAGAACCTATGATACCTTCAGAGGAGGAATTTCCTTACACAATCAGATTGGTCTCTGAAGTGTTAAGCTCAAATGGTTCAACTTCACAAGCAAGTGTATGCGGAAGCACATTGGCTCTTATGGATGCTGGTGTTCCAATTAAAGCACCAGTTGCAGGCGTTGCAATGGGTCTTATTAAAGAGGGCGATATAGTATCTATACTGACAGATATACAGGGAATAGAAGACTTTCTTGGTGACATGGATTTCAAAGTTGCAGGTACTGAAAAAGGGATAACGGCAATACAAATGGATATAAAAATAGCTGGCATTGATCGCGATATCCTTTCGTTAGCTTTAGAAAAGGCTCGAAAAGGTAGGTTATTTATATTGAATAAGATGCTAGAAACTATAAAAGAGCCAAGAAAGGAATTATCTCCTTATGCTCCAAGGATTATAAGCTTAAACGTCGATCCTGAAAAAATAAGGGATATAATCGGAGCAGGTGGCAAGACAATAAACAAAATAATAGCAGATACAGGTGTTAAAATAGACATAGAGGACGATGGTAGAGTATTTATATCATCAACCGATTTAAAAGCTGGCGAGAAAGCTAAAATGATCATTGAAGCAATAACAAAAGATGTAGAAGTAGGTTCAATTTATTTAGGAAAAGTGACAAGACTGGCTTCATTTGGTGCTTTTGTAGAAATTGCTCCTGGTAAAGAAGGATTGGTCCACATATCTAAGTTAGATAAAAAACATGTGAATAAAGTTGAAGATGTAGTAAATATTGGCGATGAAATTTTGGTAAAAGTAACAGAGATTGATAAACAAGGACGGATTAATTTATCGAGAAAAGATGCTTTGCCAGAAGAAACTAAAAATGACAAAGAAGTGTAA
- the rpsO gene encoding 30S ribosomal protein S15 encodes MLNKERKNEIIAENRIHEKDTGSPEVQIALLTERINSLNEHLKVHKKDHHSRRGLLKMVGQRRGLLNYLMKKDMDRYRAIVEKLDLRK; translated from the coding sequence ATGTTAAACAAAGAGAGAAAAAATGAAATAATCGCTGAGAACAGGATTCACGAGAAAGACACAGGTTCTCCAGAAGTTCAGATTGCTTTACTCACTGAGAGGATTAACTCTTTAAATGAACATTTAAAAGTTCATAAAAAAGATCATCATTCAAGACGCGGTTTGCTTAAGATGGTTGGTCAGAGAAGAGGATTATTAAATTATCTAATGAAGAAAGATATGGATAGGTACCGTGCCATCGTTGAAAAGTTAGATTTAAGAAAATAG
- a CDS encoding bifunctional riboflavin kinase/FAD synthetase has protein sequence MIIIDEYNTEKYNDKKVIALGNFDGIHLGHQELIKKSVELSKTNKMTSSVFTFKQHTTKTIYKYDYQKLLTTNRKKIEEFSKFNLDYAIIYDFNKDFSLLSPKTFIESILIDKLNMKIAVVGDNYRFGYNANGDVSLLKKFSKIYNYEVYIVEPIKLNDIPISSSFIRSLIQEGNVEEASKCLGRYFSLEGYVISGRKIGRNLGFPTANIKIDMDYILPLNGVYITKVKIGNRHFLGITNVGINPTFNVNNLSVETYIIDFNENIYGLFIEIEFIKRIRDEIKFNSKKELIEQMKNDYALAKSYKYILHN, from the coding sequence GTGATAATAATAGATGAGTACAATACAGAAAAATACAATGATAAAAAAGTAATCGCTCTTGGAAACTTTGATGGGATTCATCTTGGACATCAAGAATTAATTAAAAAATCAGTAGAATTGTCGAAAACAAATAAAATGACGAGTTCTGTATTTACATTTAAACAACATACGACAAAGACGATATACAAATATGATTATCAGAAGCTATTGACAACTAACAGAAAAAAAATAGAGGAATTTTCTAAATTCAATTTAGATTACGCTATAATTTATGACTTTAATAAGGATTTTTCATTGTTATCTCCTAAGACTTTTATTGAGAGCATTTTAATTGACAAGTTAAATATGAAAATTGCGGTTGTAGGGGATAATTATAGATTTGGATACAATGCTAATGGTGATGTTTCACTTTTAAAAAAATTTTCGAAAATTTATAATTATGAAGTATATATTGTTGAACCTATAAAATTGAACGATATTCCAATAAGTAGTAGCTTTATACGTTCATTGATCCAGGAAGGAAATGTAGAAGAAGCAAGCAAATGTCTTGGGAGATATTTTAGCTTAGAAGGGTATGTCATTAGTGGTAGAAAAATTGGAAGAAATTTAGGATTCCCAACAGCTAATATTAAGATAGACATGGATTATATCTTACCATTAAATGGCGTATATATAACAAAAGTAAAAATAGGCAATAGACACTTCCTCGGTATAACAAATGTTGGAATAAATCCTACTTTTAATGTCAATAATTTATCTGTTGAAACGTATATTATAGATTTTAACGAAAATATTTATGGGTTGTTTATAGAAATTGAATTTATTAAGCGCATTCGAGATGAAATAAAATTCAATAGCAAAAAAGAACTTATAGAACAAATGAAAAACGATTATGCATTAGCAAAATCTTATAAATATATTTTACATAATTGA
- the truB gene encoding tRNA pseudouridine(55) synthase TruB, which produces MDGFLNILKPPGMTSHDVVSFLRKNFNIKKVGHLGTLDPGAAGVLPLCIGKATKLAQFVMTQTKTYRAEITFGFSTDSIDKFGNITSVMPVKILEQHKISEIESVFKGNVLQIPPIYSAKKVDGKKLYQYAREGKTIDIKPSFVTIYDINVISYEAPYKIMFDVKCSKGTYVRALVRDICDYLNISGYMSMLIRSSVGSFTLENSFTLEEVVSGKYKIMKIDDIITFPGVCLGNDDYRKIVHGNPVKNKYIDANDELIKLYSPEHFFVGVGKVVGDRIYVERLLFGADG; this is translated from the coding sequence ATGGATGGTTTTTTAAATATTTTGAAACCGCCAGGTATGACATCTCATGATGTAGTATCCTTTTTAAGGAAAAATTTTAATATAAAAAAAGTAGGCCATTTAGGAACCCTTGATCCGGGAGCAGCAGGTGTATTACCTTTATGTATAGGCAAAGCGACGAAATTGGCCCAGTTTGTAATGACGCAAACAAAGACATATAGAGCAGAAATAACTTTTGGTTTTTCTACAGATAGCATTGATAAATTTGGAAATATTACGAGTGTAATGCCTGTTAAAATTTTGGAACAGCATAAAATATCAGAAATTGAAAGTGTATTTAAAGGCAATGTTTTACAGATACCACCTATTTACTCTGCTAAAAAAGTTGATGGGAAAAAACTTTATCAATATGCACGAGAAGGTAAAACTATTGATATCAAGCCTTCTTTTGTGACTATATATGACATTAATGTGATATCTTACGAAGCACCGTACAAAATTATGTTTGACGTAAAATGTTCAAAAGGAACATATGTAAGAGCTCTTGTTCGTGATATTTGTGATTATCTGAATATTTCAGGATATATGTCAATGCTTATTAGATCAAGTGTTGGATCATTTACTTTAGAAAATTCATTTACATTAGAAGAAGTTGTAAGTGGAAAGTATAAAATAATGAAAATAGATGATATTATAACATTTCCTGGTGTCTGTCTTGGCAATGATGATTATCGTAAGATTGTGCACGGCAATCCTGTGAAAAATAAATACATAGATGCAAATGATGAATTAATAAAGTTATATAGTCCAGAACATTTCTTTGTTGGCGTTGGCAAAGTTGTAGGTGATAGAATCTATGTTGAACGATTGTTATTTGGAGCTGATGGCTAA
- a CDS encoding DHH family phosphoesterase: protein MILNDMLDSIREAEKIAVVTHVSPDGDGIGSVTALYKAMNKLKKDVSIFIDDDVPEIYRFMPYTDKITRPFDISVDLLITVDCADSDRMGKAKELLKKVHKSINIDHHISNTLYATMNYVDTNAASSSEIVYQLIKILGIDLDQEIAECLYVGVVTDTGHFMYGSTTSFTHEVAGDLINNGASVDKISNIIFHNIKYEKLKLIGRVINNMELYFDGKVAYMEISREDFLSTNTKLEDVENIVNYGRDIDSVEIAVMLVEKDDFIKGSLRSKKYVDVNKLAKEFGGGGHVRASGFLTKGSINDVKEKILDLIKFEINE from the coding sequence ATGATTTTAAATGATATGTTGGATTCAATAAGAGAAGCTGAAAAAATAGCTGTTGTAACACATGTATCACCTGATGGTGATGGAATAGGATCTGTTACAGCGTTGTACAAAGCCATGAATAAATTAAAAAAAGATGTATCTATATTTATTGATGATGACGTACCTGAAATCTATAGATTCATGCCATACACAGATAAAATCACAAGACCATTTGACATATCAGTAGATCTGCTTATAACTGTAGATTGTGCTGATTCAGATAGAATGGGAAAGGCAAAAGAATTGCTTAAAAAAGTCCATAAGTCAATAAATATAGATCATCATATTTCGAACACTTTGTATGCTACTATGAATTACGTAGATACCAATGCAGCTTCGTCATCTGAAATAGTGTATCAGTTGATAAAAATATTAGGTATTGATTTGGACCAAGAAATTGCAGAATGTTTGTATGTTGGAGTTGTTACAGACACAGGACATTTTATGTACGGCTCAACTACATCATTTACTCATGAAGTTGCTGGTGATTTAATAAATAACGGTGCTTCTGTGGATAAAATATCCAATATTATTTTTCATAATATTAAATATGAGAAGCTTAAGCTAATAGGCAGAGTTATAAACAATATGGAACTTTATTTTGACGGAAAAGTTGCGTATATGGAGATATCAAGGGAAGATTTTCTTAGCACAAATACAAAATTAGAAGATGTAGAGAATATTGTAAATTATGGTAGAGATATAGATAGTGTGGAAATCGCTGTTATGCTGGTTGAAAAAGATGATTTTATAAAAGGAAGTTTACGCTCTAAAAAGTATGTGGATGTAAATAAATTGGCTAAAGAATTTGGCGGTGGTGGTCATGTAAGAGCATCAGGATTCTTAACAAAAGGCAGTATAAATGATGTAAAAGAAAAAATTTTAGATTTAATAAAATTTGAAATCAATGAGTGA
- the rbfA gene encoding 30S ribosome-binding factor RbfA, whose protein sequence is MQYRIGRLSEEIKKEVSQMIFEEIKDPRISNMTSITDIEVSKDLRYAKIYISVYGNDDEKKNTIEGLKSATGFIRRELGKRIKLRYIPELIFELDNSIEYGAHISKILKDLDSRESEDK, encoded by the coding sequence GTGCAGTACAGAATTGGACGTTTATCAGAAGAAATAAAAAAAGAAGTAAGCCAAATGATATTCGAAGAGATAAAGGACCCAAGAATAAGTAATATGACTAGCATAACAGATATCGAAGTTTCAAAAGATTTGCGTTATGCAAAAATTTATATTAGCGTTTATGGAAATGATGATGAAAAAAAGAACACTATAGAAGGTTTAAAAAGTGCAACTGGTTTTATAAGACGTGAATTAGGAAAAAGAATTAAGTTAAGATATATTCCTGAATTGATTTTCGAACTTGATAATTCGATAGAATATGGTGCCCATATTTCTAAGATTTTAAAAGATTTAGATAGTCGAGAGAGTGAAGACAAATGA